The Cervus canadensis isolate Bull #8, Minnesota chromosome X, ASM1932006v1, whole genome shotgun sequence genome contains a region encoding:
- the LOC122434458 gene encoding heat shock transcription factor, X-linked member 3-like, producing the protein MASQSSHESHTALLAPLTYGEPTTGDPCDSSSDLIIDSGEALEKQGDQPESPDPGLHDNLPPQGPKPEMANKEENNAVLGLSFPRKLWRIVEDAAFTSVRWNDEGDMVVIEADLFQTEVLQRRGADQIFETESIKGFIRELNLYGFSKIRPSCHSAGKKMMIYRNSNFQRDKPLLLQNIPKRKKRVMSTRHSPQLHHNQRTQEVGKKVQKGTPPARRTPRRRSSGLFRICSMCGVAGQARVKHLRSKQGGPSGKGTSNSAMSVRPATSGRKSTGKMPKSPPDYDSVMALYNTCYSMLMAALAGRAPNEASEAE; encoded by the exons ATGGCTAGTCAGAGTTCCCACGAGTCACACACAGCCCTGCTGGCCCCATTAACTTATGGGGAGCCCACAACAGGGGACCCCTGTGATTCCTCCTCAGATCTAATTATTGATTCAGGGGAGGCGTTGGAGAAACAGGGTGACCAACCTGAGAGCCCCGATCCAGGCCTCCATGACAATCTGCCCCCACAGGGCCCAAAGCCAGAAATGGCCAACAAGGAAGAGAACAACGCCGTCCTCGGGCTGTCCTTCCCCAGGAAGCTCTGGAGGATCGTGGAGGATGCGGCCTTCACCTCTGTGCGCTGGAATGATGAGGGAGACATGGTGGTCATCGAGGCAGATCTCTTCCAGACAGAGGTCCTCCAGCGCAGAGGTGCGGACCAGATCTTCGAGACAGAAAGCATCAAGGGCTTCATCCGTGAACTGAACCTGTACGGTTTCAGTAAAATCCGCCCTTCGTGTCACTCTGCAGGGAAGAAGATGATG ATCTATCGCAACTCCAATTTTCAGAGGGACAAACCTCTCCTCCTGCAGaacatcccaaagagaaagaagcGAGTGATGTCAACCAGACACTCTCCTCAACTCCATCACAACCAGCGCACCCAAGAGGTGGGCAAGAAAGTCCAGAAGGGAACCCCACCTGCTCGCAGAACCCCCAGGCGACGATCATCTGGGCTCTTTCGCATTTGCTCTATGTGCGGTGTAGCCGGGCAGGCCAGGGTAAAGCATCTCCGCAGCAAGCAGGGTGGCCCCAGTGGAAAGGGCACGTCCAACAGTGCCATGTCTGTACGCCCAGCTACTTCTGGGAGGAAGAGTACTGGGAAAATGCCCAAGAGCCCCCCAGATTATGATTCAGTGATGGCTCTGTACAACACCTGTTACTCCATGCTGATGGCAGCCCTTGCCGGCAGAGCCCCAAACGAGGCCTCTGAGGCAGAGTAG